In Poecile atricapillus isolate bPoeAtr1 chromosome 9, bPoeAtr1.hap1, whole genome shotgun sequence, the following are encoded in one genomic region:
- the CISH gene encoding cytokine-inducible SH2-containing protein: MLFPWSGSDMILCVQGPHPLLAEEKIRRLSLRGIEELSEPIMQPLPVMAFQEESAPALAAPVPDSNPPQTRDPEEDLLCIAKTFSYLRESGWYWGSITASEAKQHLQKMPEGTFLVRDSTHPSYLFTLSVKTNRGPTNVRIEYTDSKFRLDSNYLSKPRILAFPDVVSLIQHYLTSCTTESKTEAPYPPPSPLPPLQKEMAAAAVHLKLIRPLGRKDSIPSLQHLCRLCINKCTANVEQLPLPRRMWEYLKQYPFQL; encoded by the exons ATGCTTTTCCCTTGGTCCGGGAGTGACATGATCCTCTGTGTTCAGGG ACCTCATCCTTTGCTGGCAGAGGAAAAGATCAGGAGACTGTCACTCAGGGGCATTGAGGAATTGTCAGAGCCTATCATGCAGCCTCTCCCAGTTATGGCCTTCCAGGAGGAGTCTGCGCCTGCCCTTGCAGCTCCAGTTCCAGACAGCAACCCACCTCAGACACGGGACCCTGAAGAAGACCTTCTCTGCATTGCAAAAACCTTCTCCTACCTGCGAGAATCTG GTTGGTACTGGGGTTCCATCACCGCCAGTGAGGCCAAGCAGCATCTGCAAAAGATGCCTGAGGGCACCTTCCTGGTGCGGGACAGCACCCACCCCAGCTACCTGTTCACACTGTCCGTCAAGACCAACCGAGGGCCCACCAACGTGCGCATCGAATACACTGACAGCAAGTTCCGCCTGGACTCCAACTACCTGTCCAAACCTCGCATCCTGGCCTTCCCAGACGTGGTCAGTCTTATCCAGCACTATCTCACGTCCTGCACAACGGAAAGCAAGACCGAGGCTCCTTACCCGCCTCCGTCTCCTCTACCTCCCCTGCAGAAggagatggcagcagctgccgTACACTTGAAGCTCATCCGGCCGCTGGGCCGCAAGGacagcattcccagcctgcagcacctgTGCCGGCTGTGCATCAACAAGTGCACGGCCAACGTGgagcagctgcccctgccccgGCGCATGTGGGAATACCTGAAGCAATATCCTTTCCAGCTCTGA